The Cupriavidus nantongensis genome has a segment encoding these proteins:
- a CDS encoding PhoX family protein: MLEQPNAGRRKALKLLAGAPMLPLGFASTSLLAGCGGGDDAAPAPAPAPAPGPAATFTSAEFVPMSAPTLATPEAMATTTVGSSLKVSFSDGSSQTYKLAYQPFFVTGDTLPDGKGGTVVAGGYYDINNQPIIDTSVAGKERQFFSDAPDGSSLLTLANPTVPGVKGNTVFAVVQFEYTTRNQGNASMYGLLPSPIAVLTLDQDPATGKLTPVRYHNVDTSGVNGLWITCGASLSPWNTHLSSEEYETDLMDANAVTQLQGYSRNLYGDPARANAYNYGHLPEVTVHPDGTGTIKKHYCLGRISHELVQVMPDERTVLMGDDATNGGLFLFIADQPRDLSAGTLYVAKWHQTSGTGPGSATLSWIRLGHATSAEIRALVDGGIRLADIMDVKTADPADASYTRILYNGKPNWVKLVPGMEKAAAFLETHRYAALVGGSLGFTKMEGTTVNIQDKKAYSAMSRIESSMLAGNAANAGDIQVEGPYSGAVYELNLKGGQADKSGTAMASEWVPVDMAAVPALISEDLGGGKMKQQDALGNFANPDKVATPDNLKFSEKLRTLFVGEDSNTHVNNFLWAYNVDTKVLSRVLSCPAGAESTGLHAVDEINGWTYVMSNFQHVGDWESPLHDKVKAQLDPLVRASYKDRFGAAVGYLTGDPTGVKLAKA; encoded by the coding sequence ATGCTTGAACAACCCAATGCTGGCCGTCGCAAGGCCCTGAAGCTATTGGCCGGCGCGCCCATGCTGCCGCTCGGTTTTGCCTCCACCAGCCTGCTGGCAGGCTGCGGCGGCGGCGATGACGCCGCGCCGGCGCCGGCCCCGGCGCCCGCCCCCGGCCCGGCCGCCACCTTCACCAGCGCAGAGTTCGTGCCGATGAGCGCGCCGACGCTGGCCACGCCCGAGGCCATGGCGACCACCACGGTCGGCTCCAGCCTCAAGGTCTCCTTCAGCGACGGCAGCAGCCAGACCTACAAGCTGGCCTACCAGCCCTTCTTCGTCACCGGCGACACGCTGCCCGATGGCAAGGGCGGCACCGTCGTGGCGGGCGGCTACTACGACATCAACAACCAGCCGATCATCGATACCTCGGTCGCCGGCAAGGAACGCCAGTTCTTCTCCGATGCACCGGACGGCAGCTCGCTGCTGACGCTGGCCAACCCGACCGTGCCGGGCGTCAAGGGCAACACCGTGTTCGCGGTGGTGCAGTTCGAATACACCACGCGCAATCAGGGCAATGCCAGCATGTACGGGCTGCTGCCGTCGCCGATCGCGGTGCTGACGCTGGACCAGGACCCGGCCACCGGCAAGCTGACCCCGGTCAGGTACCACAACGTCGACACCTCGGGCGTCAACGGTCTGTGGATCACCTGCGGTGCCAGCCTGTCGCCGTGGAACACGCACCTGTCGAGCGAGGAATACGAGACCGACCTGATGGATGCCAACGCGGTCACGCAGCTGCAGGGCTACAGCCGCAACCTGTACGGCGACCCGGCCCGCGCCAACGCCTACAACTACGGCCACCTGCCGGAAGTCACGGTGCACCCGGACGGCACCGGCACCATCAAGAAGCACTATTGCCTGGGCCGCATCTCGCACGAGCTGGTGCAGGTCATGCCGGACGAGCGCACCGTGCTGATGGGCGACGATGCCACCAACGGCGGCCTGTTCCTGTTTATCGCCGACCAGCCGCGCGACCTGTCCGCCGGCACGCTGTACGTGGCCAAGTGGCACCAGACCTCGGGCACCGGCCCGGGCAGCGCCACGCTGTCGTGGATCCGCCTGGGCCACGCCACCAGCGCCGAGATCCGCGCGCTGGTCGACGGCGGCATCCGGCTGGCCGACATCATGGACGTCAAGACCGCCGACCCGGCCGACGCCAGCTACACCCGCATCCTCTACAATGGCAAGCCCAACTGGGTGAAGCTGGTGCCGGGCATGGAAAAGGCCGCGGCGTTCCTGGAAACGCACCGCTATGCCGCGCTGGTCGGCGGCAGCCTGGGCTTTACCAAGATGGAAGGCACCACCGTCAACATCCAGGACAAGAAGGCCTATTCGGCGATGTCGCGCATCGAATCGAGCATGCTGGCGGGCAATGCTGCCAATGCCGGCGATATCCAGGTGGAAGGCCCGTACTCCGGCGCGGTCTATGAACTGAACCTGAAGGGCGGCCAGGCTGACAAGAGCGGCACGGCGATGGCGAGCGAATGGGTGCCGGTCGATATGGCCGCGGTGCCGGCGCTGATCAGCGAAGACCTGGGCGGCGGCAAGATGAAGCAGCAGGATGCGCTGGGCAACTTTGCCAACCCCGACAAGGTGGCCACGCCGGACAACCTGAAGTTCTCGGAAAAGCTGCGCACGCTGTTCGTCGGCGAGGACAGCAACACCCACGTCAACAACTTCCTGTGGGCGTACAACGTCGACACCAAGGTGCTCAGCCGCGTGCTGTCGTGCCCGGCCGGCGCCGAATCCACCGGCCTGCATGCGGTGGACGAGATCAACGGCTGGACCTACGTGATGAGCAACTTCCAGCATGTCGGCGACTGGGAGTCCCCGCTGCACGACAAGGTCAAGGCGCAGCTCGATCCGCTGGTGCGCGCCAGCTACAAGGACCGCTTCGGCGCGGCGGTCGGCTACCTGACCGGCGACCCGACCGGCGTCAAGTTGGCCAAGGCCTGA
- a CDS encoding IMPACT family protein — translation MPTYTLATPVHAEIEIRKSRFLALALPVADRDAAMAALQALRAEHPTATHVCWALLAGGASGMSDDGEPSGTAGRPILEVLRHHDLDGVLAAVVRYYGGVKLGAGGLVRAYTDAIAAALKCAERVERIAYGTLAVAVDYADEPRVRRWLDYEAPAGCTLAETGYGALATLVLRMPATQLDAARDALRDATHGRAQFPQAQDDSHG, via the coding sequence TTGCCCACCTACACGCTAGCCACCCCCGTCCACGCCGAGATCGAGATCCGCAAGAGCCGCTTCCTGGCGCTGGCGCTGCCGGTTGCCGACCGCGACGCCGCCATGGCCGCGCTGCAGGCGCTGCGCGCCGAGCATCCCACCGCCACCCACGTGTGCTGGGCGCTGCTGGCCGGCGGCGCCTCGGGCATGTCCGACGACGGCGAACCCTCGGGCACTGCGGGGCGGCCGATCCTGGAGGTACTGCGCCACCACGACCTCGACGGCGTGCTGGCGGCGGTGGTGCGCTACTACGGTGGCGTCAAGCTGGGGGCCGGCGGGTTGGTGCGCGCTTACACCGATGCCATCGCCGCGGCCCTGAAATGCGCCGAACGGGTCGAGCGCATCGCCTACGGCACGCTGGCCGTCGCGGTCGACTATGCCGACGAGCCGCGCGTGCGCCGCTGGCTGGACTACGAGGCCCCCGCTGGCTGCACGCTGGCCGAGACCGGCTACGGCGCGCTTGCCACGCTGGTGCTGCGCATGCCCGCGACCCAGCTCGACGCCGCGCGCGACGCCCTGCGCGACGCCACCCACGGCCGCGCGCAGTTTCCGCAGGCGCAGGACGACAGCCATGGCTGA
- a CDS encoding 2Fe-2S iron-sulfur cluster-binding protein, which yields MADIEPSDQSAEFTAQVLPGHARFTAPTALSLLEAALLEGVALPNSCRNGTCRACASRLHAGTIRYRIEWPGLSPDEKDEGLILPCVACPESDVVFEPVSLG from the coding sequence ATGGCTGACATCGAGCCTTCGGACCAAAGCGCCGAATTCACCGCACAAGTGCTGCCGGGCCATGCGCGCTTCACCGCGCCGACGGCGCTGAGCCTGCTGGAGGCGGCCTTGCTCGAAGGCGTGGCGCTGCCCAATTCATGCCGCAACGGCACCTGCCGCGCCTGCGCCAGCCGGCTGCACGCGGGGACGATCCGTTACCGGATCGAATGGCCTGGGCTGAGTCCGGACGAGAAGGACGAGGGGCTGATATTGCCGTGCGTGGCTTGTCCGGAGAGTGATGTGGTGTTTGAGCCGGTCAGTCTCGGCTAG
- a CDS encoding type II toxin-antitoxin system VapC family toxin → MKLLLDTHLLLWMALTPERISPDAQALLNADDTVLIFSAASLWEIAIKQGLGRADFQINARVFRRGLLDNGYSELPIRSDHAVAIDCLPPIHKDPFDRLLVAQATVEGLTLLTSDPLVGQYPGPIRLV, encoded by the coding sequence ATGAAACTCCTGCTGGATACGCACCTGCTGCTGTGGATGGCACTGACGCCTGAGCGCATCTCGCCAGACGCGCAGGCGCTATTGAATGCCGACGACACAGTGCTGATTTTCAGCGCCGCCAGCCTGTGGGAGATCGCCATCAAGCAAGGGCTTGGCCGTGCGGACTTCCAGATCAACGCCCGGGTTTTTCGCAGAGGCTTGCTTGATAACGGCTACAGTGAGCTGCCGATCCGCAGTGATCATGCGGTGGCGATTGATTGCCTTCCGCCGATTCACAAGGACCCGTTTGACCGGCTGCTTGTCGCCCAGGCAACCGTGGAAGGCCTGACGCTGCTGACCTCGGACCCGCTTGTTGGCCAATACCCCGGGCCCATTCGGCTGGTCTGA
- a CDS encoding type II toxin-antitoxin system Phd/YefM family antitoxin yields MQTINIHEAKTHLSRLVDQAANGEPFVIAKAGKPLVKVVALHVPEKAQVKRLGFMAGQGQVPDDFDRMGQREIEAMFGGES; encoded by the coding sequence ATGCAAACCATCAACATCCACGAGGCCAAAACCCATCTCTCGCGGCTGGTCGACCAGGCGGCCAACGGCGAGCCTTTTGTGATCGCCAAGGCAGGCAAGCCCCTTGTAAAAGTCGTGGCGCTGCATGTGCCGGAGAAAGCGCAGGTCAAGCGGTTGGGATTCATGGCCGGACAGGGGCAGGTGCCCGATGATTTCGATCGCATGGGCCAGCGCGAGATTGAAGCCATGTTTGGCGGCGAGTCATGA
- a CDS encoding alpha/beta hydrolase family esterase yields MPRSPGAKLWSTLNKTASRHARQMQRAVNKNLTKPMTEAIVRNAVKQSAAVTAATQRALSGVVSPVPAPQSRGSGRWEEGSWGAPLAPRRYRVFVPAGATASRRAPMLVLLHGCGQDAASFAAVTRAAAVARESGWVVLLPEQSSQANAQRCWNWFRPAAQGAVEAGLLMTLIDQACRRHPVAADRISVLGLSAGGAMALMLGLRYPSRFAAVGSHSGAVPWSASNAAQAARAMRGQRGPDAKTMQALRFGLAGRRPPPLLLLHGDADHMVDFSNATAAAGMWLHLQPEGTPPLAGVPSRRIQRGMRHAIDVFDWYEGSSPYLRLVRVEGLGHAWSGGAGGHAFSDPAGPDGLKLALRFFLAVGV; encoded by the coding sequence ATGCCCCGCTCACCCGGCGCGAAACTCTGGTCCACGCTGAACAAGACCGCGTCCCGCCATGCGCGCCAGATGCAGCGCGCCGTCAACAAGAACCTGACCAAGCCGATGACCGAGGCCATCGTGCGCAACGCGGTGAAGCAATCCGCTGCAGTCACGGCCGCGACGCAGCGCGCCTTGTCCGGCGTGGTGTCGCCGGTGCCGGCGCCGCAGAGCCGTGGCAGCGGACGCTGGGAAGAGGGCAGCTGGGGCGCGCCGCTGGCACCGCGCCGCTACCGCGTGTTCGTGCCGGCCGGCGCCACCGCGTCGCGGCGCGCGCCGATGCTGGTGCTGCTGCACGGCTGCGGCCAGGACGCCGCCAGCTTTGCCGCGGTCACGCGCGCCGCTGCGGTGGCGCGCGAATCCGGCTGGGTGGTGTTGCTGCCCGAGCAGAGTTCGCAGGCCAATGCGCAGCGTTGCTGGAACTGGTTCCGGCCCGCCGCGCAGGGCGCCGTGGAAGCCGGGCTGCTGATGACGCTGATCGACCAGGCCTGCCGCCGCCATCCGGTGGCGGCGGACCGCATCAGCGTATTGGGCCTGTCTGCCGGCGGCGCGATGGCGCTGATGCTGGGGCTGCGCTATCCGTCGCGCTTCGCCGCGGTGGGCTCGCACTCCGGCGCCGTGCCGTGGAGCGCCAGCAATGCCGCGCAGGCCGCGCGCGCCATGCGCGGGCAGCGCGGGCCCGACGCCAAGACCATGCAGGCGCTGCGCTTCGGCCTGGCGGGACGCCGCCCGCCGCCGTTGCTGCTGCTGCACGGCGATGCCGACCACATGGTCGATTTCAGCAACGCCACCGCCGCCGCCGGCATGTGGCTGCACCTGCAGCCCGAAGGCACCCCGCCGCTGGCCGGCGTGCCGTCCCGGCGCATCCAGCGCGGCATGCGCCACGCCATCGATGTGTTCGACTGGTACGAGGGCAGCTCGCCCTACCTGCGGCTGGTGCGCGTGGAAGGCCTGGGCCACGCGTGGAGCGGCGGCGCCGGCGGGCACGCGTTCTCGGACCCGGCGGGGCCGGATGGGTTGAAGCTGGCGTTGCGGTTTTTTCTGGCGGTTGGGGTTTAG
- a CDS encoding DUF3606 domain-containing protein yields MSDVSEFRPLDPGRINLMDPLEVQYWCRELGCSTSELENAVDHAGDHISAVRAQLEQQHAGARSG; encoded by the coding sequence ATGAGCGATGTGAGCGAGTTCAGGCCCCTGGATCCGGGCCGCATCAACCTGATGGATCCGCTCGAAGTGCAGTACTGGTGCAGGGAGCTCGGCTGCAGCACCAGCGAACTGGAAAACGCCGTCGACCACGCCGGCGATCATATCTCGGCGGTGCGCGCGCAGCTCGAACAGCAGCACGCGGGCGCCCGCTCCGGCTGA